Proteins encoded in a region of the Marinococcus sp. PL1-022 genome:
- a CDS encoding NlpC/P60 family protein: MKKYLFGTAVTAGVLFAGPQAADAAIDDHGSLSYGDVNSSVNDLQEALKEEGYFEGYTGSRFGPKTLQAVKDFQSAEGISSPAGNYYGVAGPSTQGALMDVIGSSSSSNTSGSSSSTSIGSHGSLSYGDVNSSVNALQKKLKEHGFFEGYTGFRFGPKTLQAVKDFQSATGISSPAGSYYGVAGPSTQSALMDYDGSSASSSSSNEQVAGVSTGTGSDIVSTAKQYMGTPYVWGGMSSSGFDCSGFINYVYDKHGKSMPRTVASIYSASTKVSSPSVGDIVFFDTRGGASHAGIYAGNNEFIHAGASTGVTVSSMNSSYWAPRYMGAGEI; encoded by the coding sequence ATGAAAAAATACTTATTTGGAACAGCAGTAACAGCAGGAGTACTATTCGCAGGCCCTCAGGCAGCGGATGCAGCAATTGATGATCATGGTTCTTTATCCTATGGTGATGTAAACTCTTCCGTAAATGATCTTCAGGAAGCATTAAAAGAAGAAGGATACTTTGAAGGATATACCGGTTCCCGCTTCGGCCCTAAAACCCTTCAGGCTGTTAAGGATTTCCAATCGGCAGAAGGCATTTCATCTCCAGCAGGTAACTATTACGGAGTAGCAGGACCTTCGACTCAGGGAGCATTAATGGACGTAATCGGATCCAGTTCCTCTTCAAACACATCGGGCAGTTCTAGCTCCACTTCCATTGGAAGCCACGGTTCATTATCCTACGGTGATGTGAATTCTTCCGTAAACGCTCTTCAAAAGAAACTAAAAGAGCACGGCTTCTTCGAGGGCTACACCGGTTTCCGTTTTGGTCCTAAAACGCTCCAGGCTGTTAAGGACTTCCAATCGGCAACAGGCATCTCGTCTCCTGCCGGCAGCTACTACGGAGTAGCAGGGCCGTCCACGCAGAGTGCCCTGATGGATTACGACGGTTCTTCTGCCAGCAGCTCGAGCAGCAATGAACAAGTAGCCGGCGTTTCAACTGGCACTGGTTCAGACATCGTCAGTACAGCCAAGCAGTACATGGGCACTCCTTACGTATGGGGCGGCATGTCTTCAAGCGGGTTCGACTGCAGCGGCTTTATCAACTACGTATATGATAAACACGGCAAAAGCATGCCGCGTACTGTGGCCTCTATTTATAGTGCAAGCACAAAGGTTTCAAGCCCGTCTGTTGGCGATATCGTTTTCTTTGATACACGGGGCGGCGCATCCCATGCTGGTATTTACGCTGGAAACAACGAATTTATTCACGCAGGCGCTTCCACCGGTGTTACTGTCTCAAGCATGAACAGCTCCTACTGGGCACCGCGCTACATGGGAGCAGGCGAAATTTAA
- a CDS encoding M20/M25/M40 family metallo-hydrolase yields MYENLQSLTTAEQAEYLTEYLVEWNSVNASDGEVSIARELYRILHTFPYFQQFPERVWVEPVHGDPHGRQNVFAFIKGPSSSAQTILYHSHIDTVGIEDYGNIKHQACSPKELLSYFQSYTNDPEAQTDAQSGDWMFGRGSVDMKSGIAVHIVNLLYFSEHPEKLEGNILLLLNPDEESEHCGLIGALPVLRDLKRSHGLQYLLAINNDFIAPLYEGDTTKYIYTGTAGKLLPAFFVFGREVHVGDTLAGVDPNFVAAKLTERIHNNYDLTEHIPGELILPPTCLYQRDTKESYTVQTASGSRLYFNYFLYETTAEQVTEQMLQAARRAAAESEQYFASQYDRYIEVTGMPPKNISWEIDVKTYENYRLELEQKGLDTQAAIQKRLSETAGMDLRLRSFELVHALRELDPDKAPQIIFFYAPPFLPHNYLTDDNSRHRQLKASLSSILQDNAAGTGEIFEMRNFFPYLSDGSFLSIQESDAELQPLLKNLPEGDTLYPVPVEAIKQLNISSINMGVYGKDGHKWTERVYKPYSFHVLPDLIRATTVRILREFAAVKE; encoded by the coding sequence ATGTACGAAAACTTACAGTCTCTTACCACAGCAGAACAGGCGGAGTATCTTACAGAATATCTGGTGGAGTGGAACAGCGTGAACGCTTCCGATGGCGAAGTATCCATCGCGCGGGAGCTTTACCGCATCCTGCATACATTTCCTTATTTCCAACAGTTCCCGGAACGCGTCTGGGTAGAGCCGGTTCACGGAGACCCTCACGGACGCCAGAATGTGTTTGCCTTTATCAAAGGCCCATCTTCTTCAGCCCAGACAATCCTTTATCATTCCCACATCGATACAGTAGGAATCGAAGATTATGGAAACATTAAACACCAGGCCTGTTCACCAAAAGAACTGCTTTCTTACTTTCAAAGCTATACAAATGATCCCGAAGCGCAGACAGATGCCCAAAGCGGAGACTGGATGTTCGGACGCGGGTCCGTCGATATGAAAAGCGGCATCGCCGTGCATATCGTGAATCTGCTTTATTTCTCGGAGCATCCGGAAAAACTTGAAGGCAATATCCTGCTTTTACTGAATCCCGATGAAGAAAGCGAGCACTGCGGCCTTATCGGCGCACTGCCTGTTCTTCGTGATTTAAAACGTTCTCACGGCCTTCAGTACCTGCTCGCGATTAATAACGACTTTATTGCCCCACTGTATGAAGGAGATACCACAAAGTACATCTATACAGGAACCGCCGGAAAACTGCTTCCTGCCTTTTTCGTTTTTGGGCGCGAAGTGCACGTTGGTGATACGCTTGCCGGCGTAGATCCTAATTTCGTTGCCGCTAAGCTCACGGAGCGCATCCACAACAATTATGACTTAACCGAGCATATTCCTGGAGAGCTGATTTTACCCCCGACATGTCTTTATCAGCGTGATACGAAGGAAAGCTATACTGTTCAGACTGCTTCAGGCAGCCGGCTGTATTTTAATTACTTTTTATACGAAACCACCGCGGAACAGGTAACCGAACAAATGCTTCAGGCGGCACGTCGGGCAGCAGCAGAATCGGAGCAGTACTTTGCTTCTCAATACGATAGATACATCGAGGTCACCGGCATGCCTCCGAAAAATATTTCCTGGGAAATAGACGTTAAGACGTATGAAAACTACCGCCTTGAACTCGAACAAAAGGGACTCGACACGCAGGCAGCCATTCAAAAACGGCTTTCTGAAACCGCCGGCATGGATCTCCGGCTGCGAAGCTTTGAACTGGTGCACGCTCTGCGCGAGCTTGATCCGGATAAAGCACCGCAGATCATTTTCTTTTACGCTCCGCCGTTTCTCCCGCATAATTATTTAACAGATGATAATAGCCGGCACCGGCAGCTGAAGGCATCCCTCTCCTCTATTCTTCAGGACAACGCGGCCGGTACCGGGGAAATATTTGAGATGCGCAATTTCTTTCCCTATTTATCCGACGGCAGCTTTTTATCCATTCAGGAATCAGATGCAGAGCTTCAGCCTCTGCTGAAAAATTTACCGGAGGGAGACACCCTTTATCCAGTGCCGGTCGAAGCTATAAAGCAGCTGAACATCTCCTCCATCAACATGGGTGTTTACGGGAAGGACGGGCATAAATGGACTGAGAGGGTCTACAAGCCTTACTCCTTTCACGTTCTCCCCGATTTAATCCGGGCCACCACCGTCCGGATCCTGCGTGAATTTGCCGCTGTAAAAGAATAA
- a CDS encoding putative quinol monooxygenase, with the protein MTVTIKAFLQAQPGKEEALKTELKKALAPSRAEAGCIEYVLYESEAQDGVFIFSEQWKDEEAVQQHIQTEHYQAYRQNTENLVVSREVYKLKPVE; encoded by the coding sequence ATGACAGTAACCATTAAAGCATTTCTGCAGGCACAGCCGGGAAAAGAAGAAGCTTTGAAAACAGAGCTGAAAAAGGCGCTGGCCCCGTCGCGGGCAGAAGCAGGCTGTATAGAATATGTTCTGTATGAATCGGAAGCGCAGGACGGGGTATTTATCTTTTCCGAACAGTGGAAGGATGAAGAGGCCGTGCAGCAGCATATTCAGACTGAACATTATCAGGCCTACCGGCAGAATACAGAAAATCTTGTCGTATCAAGAGAAGTGTATAAATTGAAACCGGTGGAATAA
- a CDS encoding ASCH domain-containing protein, whose protein sequence is MNQAADTYWKNFWQQRNETPPEQVTAWSFGVDADELAELVVSGVKTATCSAYMFYEIENEPLPSIGDYSVVLNRAGDPVCIIQTTSVKIMPMNEVPKEFAEAEGEGDRSYEYWWKAHEQFFTEALEEVGEIFREDMTVVCERFEVMK, encoded by the coding sequence ATGAACCAGGCAGCAGATACTTATTGGAAAAATTTTTGGCAGCAGCGAAACGAGACCCCTCCCGAACAGGTGACGGCCTGGTCCTTTGGCGTAGATGCCGATGAACTTGCAGAGCTTGTCGTTTCCGGAGTCAAAACGGCCACATGTTCGGCTTACATGTTTTATGAGATTGAAAATGAACCTCTTCCTTCGATAGGGGATTACAGCGTCGTTTTAAACAGAGCCGGCGATCCGGTATGCATTATCCAGACTACCAGCGTCAAAATTATGCCGATGAACGAAGTGCCCAAAGAATTTGCTGAAGCCGAAGGGGAAGGAGACCGTTCATACGAGTACTGGTGGAAGGCACATGAACAATTTTTTACCGAAGCGCTCGAAGAGGTCGGGGAAATATTCCGGGAGGATATGACAGTCGTCTGCGAACGGTTCGAAGTGATGAAATAA
- a CDS encoding Cof-type HAD-IIB family hydrolase: MKLIAVDLDGTLIKKDRSISAENVRTIKTAQEEGDIVAVCSGRSLQDTEDILKTAGLDCPMMVGNGAWTYQDGKSIDQLVMPEEITEELLPDLENEGWYYEIYTNQGVILLEGGKERLRAEVQKVQEENEEMNTAWAEEEMGIQYAQHGTGYMKDYRDVDPATAGIYKIFVLSFDQKRLKKLRDRMSPRTDVSLTSSGITKLEIAHPSVSKGYALRRMAEEMGVPLENTAAIGDNLNDLSMFDVAGTSIAMGNAVEEVIEAGDHVTKSYMEDGVAYAIEHYL, from the coding sequence ATGAAGCTAATCGCTGTTGATTTAGATGGAACACTTATTAAAAAAGATCGCTCCATCAGTGCAGAAAATGTAAGGACTATAAAAACCGCTCAGGAGGAGGGGGATATAGTAGCCGTCTGCTCCGGACGGTCTCTGCAGGATACTGAGGATATTTTAAAGACTGCCGGCCTGGACTGCCCGATGATGGTCGGAAACGGGGCATGGACCTATCAGGACGGGAAAAGTATTGATCAGCTGGTGATGCCTGAAGAGATTACTGAGGAACTGCTTCCCGACCTTGAAAACGAAGGTTGGTACTACGAGATATACACAAATCAGGGAGTAATACTGCTTGAAGGCGGAAAGGAGCGGCTCAGGGCAGAGGTGCAGAAGGTACAGGAAGAGAATGAGGAGATGAACACAGCCTGGGCGGAAGAGGAGATGGGCATCCAATACGCCCAGCACGGCACGGGATATATGAAGGACTACCGTGATGTGGATCCGGCAACGGCAGGAATATACAAAATATTTGTATTGTCCTTTGATCAAAAAAGATTAAAAAAACTGCGGGACCGGATGTCCCCGCGTACAGACGTTTCTTTAACTTCCTCTGGGATTACAAAGCTTGAGATCGCACACCCAAGCGTGAGCAAAGGGTATGCTCTGCGCCGCATGGCAGAAGAAATGGGTGTGCCGCTCGAAAACACAGCGGCAATTGGTGACAATTTGAATGATTTATCCATGTTTGACGTTGCCGGTACAAGTATTGCCATGGGAAATGCAGTGGAAGAAGTGATAGAAGCTGGGGATCATGTTACCAAAAGCTATATGGAAGACGGGGTAGCTTACGCAATTGAACACTATTTATAA